Proteins from one Chitinophaga oryzae genomic window:
- a CDS encoding T9SS type B sorting domain-containing protein, with protein MKGFFTIVVLLHCLLAPGAVRYVDIAATGANNGSSWLNASRDLQAMINLSVAGDEIYVAAGTYQPAVGASFRLKEGVKLYGGFPHGGDPVFADRNWMSFQTILRGDGVRRLFGNPMFMTAQTVLDGFHMTGGSSEQGGIAYLYDADIRIANCRFFDNTNTINQGGILFLNESAPVIQDCIFENNNSVAQGGVIVSFFSSPQISSCVFSNNRSTSNAGIINFLNEGAPVIDRCLFLNNTSRAGLLGHSGGTPFFSNCVFANNTGGPYCILSASSGESGTAITLAGCLIYNNTANNTSGGGLIYNAGGTVAIVNSTICNNNVSTSPTGSLFANVTTASVFSFVNTIIYNNVATNLIRAVNSGPPVFRFSIVQGMDDPANQVVSADPLFVDPANAIGPDNVWATADDGLELQPGSPAIDQGQNTAVPSSLTMDIKTGARILNSTVDQGAYEYVAVERPVVTTTPATTPYTVQQPPVTVDAGVTVTNTGSATLATGTVAIGAGFAAGDVLSFTNAAGMGNITGSYHAATGQLTLVSAGGTATVAQWQAALRAVAYSNTNASASLANRTVTFSVNDGRFSSNTATKTVVLQAACAPTTSTTDIAVCRAVLPYVWNGQTFTAAGSYVVHLTNAAGCDSAVTLVLKVYEATASLTRLTVCPTEFPFQWNGRDFATAGTYTVHLTNRAGCDSAATLELTAAGDRCLALKVATTPSGCKEASGTITATASGGTAPYQYSIDGVNYQAGNVFSGLASRSYRVSLKDADGTVVTVPVTVTADLCLDLVATPAGCGRTDGVIRATGTGGAAPYQYSIDGVNYQAGSVFSGLAAQLYNVTMKDATGLAVTVSVVVSAGACLNLQVMPAATTCGQNNGTITANAANGVPPYLYALNGGTYQSDNIFSGLAPGDYKVRVKDVGGLIAEVSANIAASTAAGRVSGGNNTSVLKNRPLQLNAVDVDNTGFTRFDWSPDYGLNRTDIANPVATIDKDVIYTVTATDPNGCKSTGQVTIKVIHNVDIYVPNAFTPNDDGRNDVLRALPFGISEFKFFAVYNRWGHRVFYTTDPRYGWDGSINGTRQGSGAFVWITEGIGMDGSIISRKGSVVLIR; from the coding sequence ATGAAAGGATTTTTTACCATCGTGGTTTTATTGCATTGTTTACTGGCCCCGGGGGCTGTACGTTATGTAGACATAGCGGCAACCGGGGCTAATAATGGTTCCAGCTGGCTGAACGCTTCCCGGGACCTGCAGGCCATGATCAATTTGTCGGTTGCTGGTGATGAGATCTATGTGGCCGCCGGAACATACCAACCGGCTGTGGGCGCCTCCTTCAGGTTAAAAGAAGGCGTAAAACTATATGGCGGCTTCCCGCATGGCGGTGACCCTGTATTTGCAGACAGGAACTGGATGTCGTTCCAGACTATCCTGAGGGGCGATGGGGTTCGCCGGCTGTTCGGGAACCCGATGTTCATGACCGCGCAAACTGTACTGGATGGTTTTCATATGACCGGGGGCAGCTCAGAGCAGGGAGGTATTGCCTACTTATATGACGCAGACATACGCATTGCAAACTGCCGGTTCTTTGATAATACTAATACCATCAACCAGGGCGGAATCCTTTTCCTGAATGAAAGCGCTCCGGTGATCCAAGACTGCATTTTCGAGAATAATAACAGCGTTGCACAGGGGGGCGTTATCGTCAGTTTTTTCAGTTCTCCCCAGATAAGCAGCTGTGTGTTCTCGAACAACAGAAGCACCTCCAACGCCGGCATTATCAATTTTCTCAACGAAGGTGCGCCGGTTATAGATCGTTGCCTGTTTCTTAATAACACTTCCCGGGCGGGGCTGCTTGGTCATTCAGGCGGAACTCCGTTTTTCTCTAATTGCGTATTCGCCAATAACACCGGTGGGCCCTATTGCATATTAAGCGCTTCGTCCGGCGAAAGTGGCACTGCTATTACGCTTGCGGGATGCCTTATTTATAACAATACGGCAAACAATACGTCGGGAGGTGGGTTGATCTACAATGCCGGGGGGACAGTAGCCATTGTCAATAGCACTATCTGCAATAACAATGTTTCAACATCGCCTACGGGGAGCTTGTTTGCAAACGTAACAACTGCTTCAGTTTTTAGTTTCGTCAATACCATTATATACAATAATGTGGCTACCAACCTGATCAGGGCTGTCAATAGCGGGCCGCCGGTATTCAGGTTCTCCATTGTGCAGGGTATGGACGATCCGGCTAACCAGGTCGTCAGTGCGGACCCGCTCTTTGTGGACCCTGCAAACGCCATCGGTCCCGATAACGTATGGGCCACTGCGGACGACGGGCTTGAACTGCAACCCGGTAGTCCGGCTATTGATCAGGGCCAGAATACAGCTGTACCATCCAGCCTTACGATGGACATCAAGACCGGGGCAAGAATTTTGAACAGTACGGTAGACCAGGGAGCGTATGAATATGTGGCAGTGGAAAGACCGGTAGTGACCACTACGCCGGCCACCACCCCTTATACAGTGCAGCAACCTCCGGTAACGGTGGATGCAGGCGTAACCGTTACGAATACCGGAAGCGCCACGCTGGCAACAGGTACGGTTGCTATCGGCGCCGGCTTTGCCGCGGGGGACGTGCTCTCGTTTACCAACGCCGCAGGAATGGGTAACATTACCGGCAGCTATCATGCAGCCACCGGTCAGCTGACGTTGGTTTCCGCCGGCGGCACCGCTACCGTCGCACAGTGGCAGGCCGCGCTGCGCGCAGTTGCATACAGCAACACGAATGCATCTGCCAGCCTCGCTAACCGGACGGTTACTTTTTCCGTTAATGACGGCCGGTTTTCAAGCAACACCGCCACTAAAACAGTGGTCCTTCAAGCCGCTTGCGCGCCAACCACCAGTACCACCGACATCGCCGTATGCCGGGCAGTGCTCCCTTATGTGTGGAACGGCCAGACGTTCACTGCTGCCGGCAGTTACGTGGTGCATTTAACCAACGCGGCCGGCTGTGATAGTGCGGTAACGCTGGTGCTGAAGGTATACGAAGCCACCGCAAGCCTTACCCGTTTGACCGTTTGTCCTACCGAGTTTCCTTTTCAATGGAATGGCAGGGATTTCGCGACGGCGGGCACCTATACGGTCCACTTAACGAATAGGGCCGGCTGCGATAGTGCCGCTACACTGGAATTGACCGCAGCCGGCGACAGGTGCCTTGCTTTAAAGGTGGCTACCACACCATCAGGTTGTAAGGAGGCCAGCGGCACCATCACGGCTACCGCATCCGGTGGTACCGCACCCTATCAGTATTCCATCGACGGCGTCAATTATCAGGCCGGTAACGTATTCAGCGGTCTTGCGTCCCGGTCTTACCGGGTTTCATTAAAAGATGCGGATGGTACGGTTGTGACGGTTCCTGTCACTGTCACTGCCGATCTTTGCCTGGATCTTGTAGCTACGCCGGCAGGCTGCGGCAGAACCGACGGGGTAATAAGGGCTACCGGCACGGGCGGCGCGGCACCATATCAGTATTCCATCGACGGCGTTAATTATCAGGCCGGTAGCGTATTCAGCGGCCTTGCCGCACAGCTGTATAATGTCACCATGAAAGATGCCACCGGATTGGCAGTCACTGTCAGCGTCGTTGTAAGTGCAGGCGCGTGTTTAAATCTGCAGGTGATGCCCGCTGCAACTACCTGCGGACAAAATAACGGAACAATTACCGCCAACGCAGCAAACGGCGTCCCTCCGTACCTGTATGCGCTGAACGGAGGAACGTATCAGTCAGACAACATTTTCAGCGGACTTGCGCCGGGTGATTACAAGGTACGCGTAAAGGACGTTGGTGGATTAATAGCTGAGGTAAGCGCAAACATTGCCGCCTCCACCGCAGCAGGAAGGGTTTCTGGCGGCAATAATACCAGTGTCCTGAAGAACCGGCCGTTACAACTCAATGCAGTGGACGTGGACAATACCGGGTTTACCCGTTTCGACTGGTCGCCGGATTATGGCCTGAACAGGACCGACATTGCAAACCCTGTTGCCACCATCGACAAAGACGTTATCTATACGGTAACCGCCACAGACCCCAATGGCTGCAAAAGCACGGGCCAAGTGACCATTAAGGTTATTCACAACGTGGATATCTATGTCCCCAATGCATTTACGCCCAATGATGATGGGAGGAACGACGTGTTGAGGGCATTACCTTTTGGCATCAGTGAATTTAAATTCTTTGCGGTTTATAACCGCTGGGGGCACCGTGTGTTTTATACCACAGATCCGCGTTACGGGTGGGACGGCAGCATTAACGGTACCCGGCAAGGCTCCGGGGCTTTTGTATGGATAACAGAAGGCATCGGCATGGATGGCAGCATCATTTCCAGAAAGGGATCTGTTGTATTGATAAGATAG
- a CDS encoding TetR/AcrR family transcriptional regulator, whose translation MPLKNTGTEQHIKDTAKRLLFAEGKLHATTQEIADAAGVNRTALHYYFRSRDQLIAAIFQDAMHDLSQRLNECMTADQPFRAKTENIIAVFLRHMIAFPYQETFLVTEINTLGQQLMADIHSGPVMSYLEEAAAEMKKGTIAKMNPIHFLMNLFSLLSYPLIMAPLYEKLFGLSGEEFKALIDERGKMITGLLFKK comes from the coding sequence ATGCCGCTTAAAAATACGGGAACGGAACAGCATATAAAAGATACCGCGAAACGCCTGCTTTTTGCAGAAGGGAAACTCCATGCCACCACGCAGGAAATAGCAGATGCGGCCGGCGTCAACAGGACGGCGCTGCACTATTACTTCCGGTCCCGGGACCAGCTGATCGCTGCCATCTTCCAGGATGCCATGCATGATCTGAGCCAGCGCCTCAATGAATGTATGACTGCCGATCAGCCTTTTAGAGCTAAAACAGAAAATATCATCGCCGTTTTCCTCCGGCATATGATTGCCTTCCCTTACCAGGAAACATTCCTGGTGACCGAGATCAACACATTAGGGCAGCAGCTGATGGCAGATATTCATTCCGGGCCCGTCATGTCCTATTTAGAGGAGGCGGCGGCCGAAATGAAGAAAGGAACGATAGCGAAGATGAATCCCATTCATTTCCTGATGAACTTATTTTCTTTATTGTCTTACCCGCTGATCATGGCGCCGCTTTATGAGAAATTGTTCGGGTTGTCAGGAGAGGAGTTTAAAGCGTTGATAGATGAGCGGGGGAAGATGATTACGGGGTTGTTGTTTAAAAAATAA
- a CDS encoding ABC-F family ATP-binding cassette domain-containing protein yields MIKSLNYVHPDNAELFNDLNFILNDGEKAALVGINGAGKSTLLRILSGQLEVTSGEVACSETPWYVPQHLGEFDAWSVARALGADKKLDALRAILAGDTDAQHFEQLDDDWDIENKVRMVLEKWGLGHIGESRLMGSLSGGQKTKVFLAAMDLNSPKLILFDEPSNHLDLKTRKKLYEMILQSKSTMLIVSHDRTLLNLMNKTLELSEKGIETFGGNFEFYQQKKIEKVNALRARLNEQSKALKASETKASDMAGQRAQQELKGRSAGLSNSIPRIIAGGLKSKAERSTARMLHAHEEKIATLLNNIAEIRAQIEEYETLKIDLQSPELPPGQLLIDMAAVNFKYGDKLLWNNLSFQVKSGERVRIDGANGSGKTTLLKIITRELSPSEGSYNSAAFSYCYLDQDYSMIDPEWSVYEQIQAYNKSGLEEHELAELLAYSQFKPEDFDKKCAWLSGGERMKLSLSCLSAGQQAPEVLILDEPTNNLDVKSLEILTLTVKNFRGTLLVISHDDYFINEIGIDYSISLT; encoded by the coding sequence ATGATAAAATCATTGAATTATGTTCATCCGGATAATGCGGAGTTGTTCAATGACCTGAACTTTATTTTAAATGACGGGGAGAAGGCTGCATTGGTGGGCATCAACGGGGCAGGTAAATCAACACTGCTGCGTATCCTTTCAGGGCAGCTGGAGGTAACATCAGGCGAGGTCGCCTGCTCGGAGACACCCTGGTATGTTCCCCAACATTTGGGAGAATTCGATGCGTGGTCTGTCGCCAGGGCGCTGGGCGCCGATAAAAAGCTGGATGCCCTCCGGGCTATCCTGGCGGGAGACACGGATGCGCAGCATTTCGAACAACTGGACGACGACTGGGACATCGAAAACAAAGTGAGAATGGTGCTTGAGAAATGGGGGCTTGGTCATATCGGTGAAAGCCGTTTGATGGGAAGCCTGAGCGGTGGACAGAAGACGAAGGTTTTTTTGGCGGCAATGGACCTGAACAGCCCGAAGCTGATTTTGTTTGATGAACCTTCCAATCACCTGGACCTCAAAACCAGGAAGAAACTGTATGAGATGATCCTCCAAAGCAAATCCACCATGCTGATCGTGAGTCATGACAGGACCTTATTGAATCTTATGAACAAAACGCTGGAGCTGAGTGAGAAGGGAATCGAAACGTTTGGCGGCAATTTTGAGTTTTACCAGCAAAAGAAGATAGAGAAAGTCAATGCGCTGCGCGCCCGGTTGAACGAGCAGTCCAAAGCATTGAAAGCGTCCGAAACAAAAGCCTCCGATATGGCCGGCCAAAGGGCGCAGCAGGAATTAAAAGGCCGGTCGGCAGGGTTGAGCAACTCCATCCCGCGTATTATTGCCGGGGGCTTAAAAAGCAAGGCAGAACGCAGTACGGCGAGGATGCTCCATGCACACGAAGAGAAGATAGCCACGCTGCTGAATAATATAGCAGAGATCAGGGCGCAGATCGAGGAGTATGAAACGCTTAAAATCGATCTTCAGTCGCCCGAGCTGCCTCCCGGGCAGTTGCTCATCGATATGGCCGCTGTCAACTTTAAGTACGGTGACAAATTATTATGGAATAATCTTAGCTTTCAGGTTAAATCCGGCGAACGGGTACGGATAGACGGTGCGAACGGAAGCGGGAAGACCACCCTGCTGAAAATTATCACACGGGAGCTGTCACCTTCGGAAGGCAGCTATAACAGCGCCGCGTTCTCTTATTGTTACCTGGACCAGGACTATTCGATGATAGATCCGGAATGGAGTGTTTATGAACAAATACAGGCGTACAATAAGAGCGGCCTGGAAGAGCATGAATTAGCGGAACTGTTGGCGTATTCCCAGTTTAAACCGGAAGATTTTGATAAAAAATGCGCGTGGCTGAGTGGGGGAGAGCGAATGAAATTATCGCTGAGTTGTTTGTCGGCCGGTCAGCAGGCGCCGGAGGTGCTGATACTGGACGAACCGACCAATAATCTCGATGTTAAAAGCCTGGAAATATTGACGTTGACAGTAAAAAATTTCCGGGGTACGTTATTGGTAATTTCGCATGATGATTATTTTATCAACGAAATTGGAATTGACTATAGCATAAGTTTAACTTAA